A single Fusobacterium hominis DNA region contains:
- a CDS encoding sensor histidine kinase, whose product MNKMTFKTKLILCVTLINFLTLFLSYLIFIDTKVKDDTEYIKTNLLEVAKLVSQNPTIKSDIENKNLNKEIDKTMDYYISIFKDADIIVIADNSGLKYSHLVKEQIGTHFVNPVNWNLINQGKGYFSTMRGSVGITTRRFEPIFNLTNKKVIGFVMVGKYNYLIKDMTYNTIIILALLFFVSLTLAFIMSIFFAGGVKKSMFGLEPEDIGKLHIKEKIILDNLESGLIILDENNKILDVNKVFINKFSPLTPQIVLDHTKSFLGGKKIVRFDITINKKIYHIKILPIYDQKKYYGNILTIKTRDDVDNYAREITGIDQLIEGMRASIHEFKNRLHVILGLINLGKIDMVKNYIKEFQELNEYDFRKYNNIQNSFLKAMLLGKEALCKEKKIEFILEPDSNLAINENNQFTNDIGTILGNLIENSIDSFKEETKHYKYIKIKIEEDENIIRISVCDNGKKIPENIIDKIYDYGFSTKGKHRGVGLHLIQQKLKLYDGSIQLIIENDNKTFKVEVKYEEGTSN is encoded by the coding sequence ATGAATAAAATGACTTTTAAAACTAAACTTATTTTATGTGTAACACTTATTAACTTTCTTACATTATTTTTATCCTATTTAATTTTTATAGACACTAAAGTAAAAGATGACACTGAATATATAAAAACAAATCTATTAGAAGTTGCAAAATTAGTTAGTCAAAATCCTACTATCAAATCTGATATTGAAAATAAAAATTTAAATAAAGAAATTGATAAAACTATGGACTACTATATTTCTATTTTTAAAGATGCTGATATTATAGTTATTGCTGACAATTCTGGATTAAAATATTCTCATTTAGTAAAGGAGCAAATTGGAACACATTTTGTAAATCCGGTAAACTGGAACCTTATAAACCAAGGTAAAGGTTATTTTTCAACAATGCGAGGGTCTGTAGGAATAACTACTAGAAGATTTGAACCTATTTTTAATCTAACTAATAAAAAAGTAATTGGCTTTGTCATGGTAGGAAAATATAATTACTTAATAAAAGATATGACTTATAATACAATTATTATTTTAGCTCTTTTATTTTTCGTCTCTCTTACTCTAGCATTTATTATGTCTATATTTTTTGCAGGAGGTGTAAAAAAATCAATGTTTGGGCTTGAGCCAGAAGACATTGGTAAACTCCATATAAAAGAAAAAATTATACTCGATAACCTTGAATCTGGACTTATCATTCTAGATGAAAATAATAAAATACTAGATGTCAACAAGGTATTTATTAACAAATTTTCTCCTTTAACTCCTCAAATAGTATTAGATCATACTAAGTCTTTTTTAGGAGGTAAGAAAATCGTAAGATTTGATATAACCATTAATAAAAAAATATATCATATAAAAATTTTACCAATCTATGATCAAAAAAAATATTATGGTAATATATTGACTATTAAAACTCGAGATGACGTAGACAATTATGCTCGCGAAATTACAGGTATTGATCAATTAATCGAAGGAATGAGAGCTAGTATTCATGAATTTAAAAATCGATTACATGTGATTTTAGGACTTATTAACTTAGGAAAAATTGACATGGTTAAAAACTATATCAAAGAATTTCAAGAATTAAATGAATACGATTTTAGAAAGTACAATAATATACAAAATTCTTTTTTAAAAGCTATGCTTTTAGGTAAAGAAGCTTTGTGTAAAGAAAAAAAAATTGAATTTATTTTAGAGCCAGATTCAAATTTAGCAATTAATGAAAACAATCAATTTACTAATGATATTGGTACTATTTTAGGTAATTTAATTGAAAACTCAATAGACTCATTTAAAGAAGAAACTAAACACTACAAATATATAAAAATAAAAATTGAAGAAGATGAGAATATAATCAGAATTTCTGTATGTGATAATGGGAAAAAAATTCCTGAAAATATAATTGATAAAATATATGACTATGGATTTTCTACAAAAGGTAAACACCGAGGTGTAGGATTGCATCTTATCCAACAAAAATTAAAACTTTATGATGGTAGTATACAACTAATAATTGAAAATGATAATAAAACTTTTAAAGTTGAGGTGAAATATGAAGAAGGTACTAGTAATTGA
- a CDS encoding response regulator, translated as MKKVLVIEDDPMVAMINSEYLSQFEEIQVIGNGTNEKETLYYLKKYPIDIILLDVYLGAENGIDILQKIRSLGYTTDVIMITSANGSQDIKKAFALGCIDYLIKPFDFDRFKISIEKIFQRDQLLKEEKLDQCTLDSLNTNENIQCDDLPKGLNENTLKKVINIIKNINEPEFGIKDVCELANLSNVTVKKYLDYLESTRHIIAFSVYGNVGRPLYMYRKTGKI; from the coding sequence ATGAAGAAGGTACTAGTAATTGAAGATGATCCAATGGTAGCTATGATTAACTCTGAATATCTATCCCAATTTGAAGAGATTCAAGTTATTGGAAATGGCACAAATGAAAAAGAAACACTATATTATCTTAAAAAATATCCCATTGATATTATTCTTTTAGATGTGTATTTAGGTGCTGAAAATGGTATTGATATTCTTCAAAAAATACGCAGCCTTGGATATACAACTGATGTTATAATGATAACTTCAGCAAATGGGAGTCAAGATATCAAAAAAGCATTTGCTTTAGGTTGTATCGATTATTTAATAAAACCCTTTGACTTTGATCGTTTTAAAATAAGTATTGAAAAGATTTTTCAAAGAGATCAACTTTTAAAAGAGGAAAAACTTGATCAATGTACATTAGATAGTTTAAATACAAATGAAAATATTCAATGTGATGATTTACCAAAAGGATTAAATGAAAATACTCTTAAAAAAGTAATCAACATTATTAAAAATATTAACGAACCTGAGTTTGGAATAAAAGATGTATGCGAACTTGCAAACTTAAGTAATGTCACTGTTAAAAAATATCTTGATTATCTTGAATCTACAAGACATATCATTGCATTTTCTGTCTACGGAAATGTAGGACGTCCACTTTATATGTATAGAAAAACTGGTAAAATATAA